In Clupea harengus chromosome 1, Ch_v2.0.2, whole genome shotgun sequence, one DNA window encodes the following:
- the lgals2a gene encoding lectin, galactoside-binding, soluble, 2a: MAGVVVMNMSFKVGQTLTVTGVPNADASNFAINIGNSKDELALHMNPRFDAHGDSRAVVCNSFHGGNWCEEHREGGFPFNLGEEFKILMTFTKEEFEITLSDGSQIHFPNRLGGEKYIYMHFEGDVRIHGVVVK, translated from the exons GGTGTGGTGGTTATGAACATGTCCTTCAAGGTCGGCCAGACCCTAACCGTCACAGGAGTCCCCAACGCAGATGCAAGCAA CTTTGCCATCAACATTGGGAACAGCAAGGATGAGCTGGCCCTGCACATGAACCCACGCTTTGACGCCCACGGCGACAGCCGCGCTGTCGTCTGCAACTCCTTTCATGGCGGCAACTGGTGTgaggagcacagagagggaggcttTCCCTTCAACCTGGGAGAGGAGTTCAAG ATCCTGATGACCTTTACCAAAGAAGAATTTGAGATCACTCTTTCAGATGGCTCCCAGATCCACTTTCCAAACCGCCTGGGAGGAGAAAAGTATATATACATGCATTTTGAGGGGGACGTCAGGATTCATGGCGTTGTGGTCAAGTAG